Genomic DNA from Dysidea avara chromosome 10, odDysAvar1.4, whole genome shotgun sequence:
CATGTGATGGCACCACAACTGGTACTGTTGTGTTGCTATTAGCAACACCATCACTCGCTACATAAAATAGTAACATCTGACAATCATTACATAATTTTATGTACCTGAAACATGTGGTGGCACCACAACTGGTACTGTTGTGTTGCTATTAGCAACACCATCACTCGCTACATAAAGTAGTAATATCTGACAATCATTACATAATTTTGTGCACCTGAAACATGCGGTGGCATGACTGGTACTGTTGTGTTGCTATTAGCAACACCATCACTCGCTACATAAAATAGTAATATCTGACAATCTTTACATAATTTTGTGTACCTGAAACATGTGGTGGCATGACTGGTACTGTTGTGTTGCTATTAGCAACACCATCACTCACTACATGAATACTAACAGCTGACAATCATTACATAATTTTGTGTACCTGAAACATGTGGTGGCATGACTGGTACCGTTGTGTTGCTATTAGCAACACCATCACTTGCTACATAAAGTAGTAATATCTGACAATCATTACATAATTTTGTGTACCTGAAACATGTGGTGGCATGACCGGTACCGTTGTGTTGCTATTAGCAACACCATCACTTGCTACATAAAGTAGTAATATCTGACAATCATTACATAATTTTGTGTACCTGAAACATGTGGTGGCATGACTGGTACCGTTGTGTTGCTATTAGCAACACCATTACTCGCTACATAAAGTAGTAATATCTGACAATCATTACATAATTTTGTGTACCTGAAACATGTGGTGGCATGACTGGTACTGTTGTGTTGCTATTAGCAACACCATCACTCGCTACATAAAGTAGTAATATCTGACAATCATTACATAATTTTGTGCACCTGAAACATGTGGTGGCATGACTGGTACTGTTGTGTTGCTATTAGCAACACCATCACTCGCTACATAAAATAGTAATATCTGACAATCTTTACATAATTTTGTGTACCTGAAACATGTGGTGGCATGACTGGTACTGTTGTGTTGCTATTAGCAACACCATCACTCACTACATGAATACTAACAGCTGACAATCATTACATAATTTTGTGTACCTGAAACATGTGGTGGCATGACTGGTACCGTTGTGTTGCTATTAGCAACACCATCACTTGCTACATAAAGTAGTAATATCTGACAATCATTACATAATTTTGTGTACCTGAAACATGTGGTGGCATGACCGGTACCGTTGTGTTGCTATTAGCAACACCATCACTCGCTACATAAAGTAGTAATATCTGACAATCATTACATAATTTTGTGTACCTGAAACATGTGGTGGCATGACTGGTACCGTTGTGTTGCTATTAGCAACACCATCACTCGCTACATAAAGTAGTAATATCTGACAATCATTACATAATTTTGTGTACCTGAAACATGTGGTGGCATGACTGGTACCGTTGTGTTGCTATTAGCAACACCATTACTCGCTACATAAAGTAGCAATATCTGACAATCATTACATAATTTTGTGTACCTGAAACATGTGGTGGCATGACTGGTACCGTTGTGTTGCTATTAGCAACACCATCACTCGCTACATGAATACTAACAGCTGACTATTATTACTTAATTTTATGTACCTGAAATAGGTGTAACATTCTCCCCTGCTATTGCATATACAACTTTAATTGTAAGTGCACAGTGACAAATACTTGTCATTACCTGCTATTTTAGTGTACCCTACCCACAAGTTATACACATCATGGTACCGTATCATGAATTGTTCTCCAACACCTTCACTTTCATAATGGCACCAGGAGTTACGACTATCATTTCTTTTCCGCATCAAGACAACAATATCTGCATCTCCAGATGCATGCAATACCCTAACCTGCAttaaaatacacacatactttaAGCACATTCATGTTACATAACTTAGCACAGCATACTTTGGGAAAATGCATGGAAATTCAAATGCTAATTAGGACACAGGGTTGGCTAATAAGATATGTGCAACTGCTACGAAAATTAATATTATCAGCTACAGTGGTCCCACAAATCATATAGGTTTTATACCAAGTTTCGTCTGGTGCAGTACTTGTCATTCGCAAAACAGTAGCTAGTGGTGGCAACATTGGTCACTATCAATCATGTGGATATAATTTTGGCATTGAAGTTACATTTATAGAACACTACAACTTCTAATTGACTACACGCACACATATACTATACCTTACCTTTAAGAGAGCCCCATGCTTTATAGAAATGCTTAACTTTAGCTGGTTCTTCATCTCTTCCCTTTTTAAGGAACTTCTCACCACACTCTTTGCACCTATCACATCTGATAGGTGAAAAAGACTTGCAGACATTACATTCCTTTTTCATATCTAATATGATATCATTGACAATTACAACAAACACTTGTCATGTCATGCATGTACAATTAGATGATGCGTTTTCTTGTTCTTCTATCTCTTCTTCATCATCCCTAACCCTGCATGTAAAATACAAATGTTAGTATGATGTACTAGCAGTTACATGCCTTAGTTTATCAACAGCATAAATACAAGCCGACACTGCTAATAATGTACCAAATCTCAAGGTAAGAAGTTGGGTGTGTGGGCACTCGTGCTGTAGCTGAAGCTAACGCAGGCTTTTCTTTGATACTAATAGTCAGTATCCCCAAGTCCCAGCCTGCATTAGACCAGAAAATATGCTTAATAATGCTTTCATAGCCCTGCCCTAGGTTAGGAACGCTACAACACTACAGCCCATTTCACATCAACTAATAGTGTGGTGAAAATAGTTGATGGATTagattattatcaattttaccaaacaagaaggcatacacaaaaggtaaagcctgtacaaggttcAGCCtacaaggagaaaacataaAGCCAATACAAAACAAGacaaaaatacaaaacaaattacaaaacacaacaaaaaACTTAATACACATCAATTTACACATAAGTGGAGTGGGTAGAGTGGATGGAGTGGGTAGTGGCTATAGCCAACCCTTTATCACTACCCCCATCACTTGCTGGGCAGCTGGATAACACCAGCAACTATGAAGTAAGCTAAAAGAGGGAACTGAGTATTGGGTGGGCAAACAGGGATCAGCACAAGCTAAGGCTCTCGTGAATTGTGACTTCACGCCAATAATAAAATGGTACCTAAACTTGTTGGTCCAGTTGTTGGCCTGGATTCTTGAGTTGTCACATGATGGTGACTACTTTATGGTGGACATGTGCCACAAGTTAAACCTGTTTAATTAACCTGTGTTTAAAACTGGAGTTATTTTCAAATAACACAATTTAGAAGTATCAgttttttggaaaataaaaattCCTGAGTATATAGTTATAGTTGAATTTCTTGCGAACAATTGTCCTGGCGATTACATAGTTACACACATCATAATACAGTAAGATCAGACTAACCACTTCGAATGAAAATAGTAAGTATGTTGCAATCAGTAACCCCTTTTGATGAGACTATAAATGTAGTTTAGTCATGAAGTTTATCAATGGAGATATTTACATGCAGTGTATAAGCACTTTCTATAGTACTTACTCCAAATCTCGTTGATCCTCATGATCTGAACTCATTACACACTGTCGATCTGATTCCCAATCTGTGTATGTATATCACTTGCTCTACCTATTATCATGCATAGCATACACATTATGCCATGTACATACAGACACATCTGGATAAGCTCTATCTGCAGTTACATGGCTGTATGTCCAAAATTATGACATATGACAGTTTTAACTAAGACTGCATGCCAGTATGTTAGTATCTGCCATATCATGTAGGATAAACACTGCATGATAAGAACTCAGCAAGCTTCATAAAAATTTTCAAAGAGCAAAGGTGCATGCCAACTGTTACCATATATAAACACAGAAACTTAAGTATCAAGGACTATAGCAATACATATGACATACAACTCACAGTTCTAGTAAGTCTCTATAGAGCATATAGAGTTCACAAATTACAACTTGGCAGTTGGTAATGTACCAAGAGTGTTAGAGTAATTCACTCTTGCAATACATatacttccaacaagtttctcaTGGAATTTAAAACGTTTCCATTtagcagaattttatgctgCAACTAACTGTCCCTGTAGCCAAGCATTACTCAACAATGGATGAGGCTACGGGGGCTTGATATTCACTAATCCATGTCATCGTTCTAACTTACAAAAACTTTCTGGTAATTACCCTTCATTTCTTCATTACTTATATCAAAAGTttataatgaactcttgcttatatGCTGTTACAAAGCTCGTAAGATGTTTAATAATGTTTTCACACAGCAATGGTGAAGTCTCTCCATAATTAAGGTGTACCTCCCCATAATTGAGTGCACCTCCCTTTGCTTTGCAGGCCAAGTTTCCGCAACATATACAGCAAAACACCAGCACCATAGCTTGGTAGATGTGTTTATACTGTAGACAGCATATCATCCCTGAAAAGAGGCCCTCTCAAAATGGACATCGACGGTTGGCATTTGCTTTCCCAATTCACACCAGGTACCTATTGATGTTACAGGTGGAGCTagttgcttccccagttggttttacacacacacacacacacacacacacacacacacacacacacacacacacacacacacacacacacacacacacacacacacacacacacacacacacacacacacacacacacacacacacacacacacacacacacacacacacacacacacacacacacacacacacacacacacacacacacacacacacacacacacacacacacacacacacacacacacacacacacacacgacttGACCTTGATGTTAAACAACCTTTACAGGGTAATGTTCTCCTACATACAGCAGAGAAATTAAATCTACCTGCCTTGTCATAATTATGTCCTGGAATTGCTTTAATGTTAATATGCAGATATGTGCATACATGCCATAAGTGATTAACTGAGTAATATTGACCCCTATGCTTTGTAACTGGAGAAGACTATAGGGTTAAATACTTATTAGTTGCCAGCATGCACAATTTCATCTTTACTGGAATCATCAAAGCCATTATGGATAAGCTTTGTACTGGTTAATAACACGAAATGATCATACTGTTGATCATTAATGAATACTATATCCAGCACGGTTACAAAACTCAGTAACCAAGAGTGCATTAGTCACCGAGATGTTTTGGCCAAATGCAAAATTTGCCCCATCAATAGCACAGATAATATGGATAAACGTAAAATAATACTTAACAACATAATGACTGTTAGCCAATACCCACTGTAGGGTTTCGAGATGCTAATAGAACGTCCCACACTTTAAACATCCAGTGTAGTGATATGCATCATAGCTACTACATGACATAAGCTCAGATGTAATGGCATCCTATAAATATACATACTTTAGGATTGTTCTGAAGACTCATATTTTGGtgacatacagtacacacattgtGCAGAAATTTTGTCTGGCTGTTGGACTTATTTTTGCAGTCTTTAGTACCTCTTGTGTATCTTTCATACATATCGCTATCACTAGCTAGTTGCCTCCGAGTTGCCTCTACCACCTTTACAACATGGATATTAGCTAAAAGTAGATGATGACACTACAACAGCTGTTTTGAGACAAAGATATAACATTTAATATCTATGGAACTTCTTTCTCCAGAAAATATATCAGACAgcttaaataattttaaacttAATTACTCATCCCCATCCCCACCCGCACCACCATATTCCTTGCCacatcaagcttttttgtagctgaatgcagccatccagcaccttttatagttgaTAACTTAgttagagcagtctaagaaaattgcattctgagtcattttagctattTATTTAGCCAAAGATAAAAATCCACCCTCCTCATCACTATTTTGAGTGTCAGAGGATGAGAAACCAATAATTAAACTTATGTGACCTTAAGAACAATTTAGATCAttataccatacctgtttcactgcccatacaaaagtctcaatagtagcaatgaaaatttatcccgtatttcactggtagcagtgaaaaggttataattgcaatttcattggctagaatttatgttaacaatgtagcgccaattagtgtttacgCTTGTTTAGTACACAGTGACAAATTGCGTGCGTAGTGCAcagcatcaagagttcatattatatatactgaggagagtattctactctcatatacccctgtggaagggcgtatcgtgaagttatgatgcaacGCTTCTGAGtttgcccgtttttctttgtatgattaatgatgtcattagttgaacatggtatcaatTGAACGCTtgcctaacaacgtcgctagcaaccgaattaactccagctctaagtgtttctcactgaactaaaatcgttccttcatgggttaagactgcttcgtaggcgtttcttgctaggccattcacaaatacggctatcctgagcgtcgctagtatgaaatggtgctaacgattcttgcacttttacggctgctcgtacgtcacaaaccacaacatcttgttgttacatcataacttcatgatacgcccttctacaggggtatatgagagtaggatactctcctcagtatatatattatgaacttttgacagcatgcatgtatgcagcgAATATGGTActaataataatgctttacagaatagcattctaccagtgacctacactgatagcctaacatacaataaataatattaCTACATGTTTAATCACTAATCCCACAAGCAAATGTGTTACCATATAATACTCCCAATAGCACCTTGACAAAGTATTTTGAAATATGTTAAGTATTTTGAAATATGTTAAGCAATTAGCCAATAGAaatagtattacacttgtttgtcaaggtaaTTTCGATTGTGTACCACCGCtttgacatgatgtaaacaaacggTCATAACTTATATATCCTTCAgtgtattgcaatgaaacaacAATTTTCGAACTGCTCTTGTGTAGGCAAATAACTTGATATCCAGGTTTTAACCATTCGGTCCTTCCTCCACTAAGAACAAGGCGCTTAAAAAGTTCCAGATTTTTTTCATAATATGCACCCATTgcattcaatgctttatactgcaTATTTAAGTTTGGGtgattatgttgggttttcaaagatccagtcacatattgcgGAATGATTCTGTTAGAAACACATATCTGACTTAACAATTAGTGTTACCGTAGTGACAGATGCCCTACAGTATAACAACAATATGGTTACTTAGTAATGATTACTAGGCAACAGTTGGCTTGCTATGTGTGAATAACTTTTGCAGCGGTTAATTTTCAAATTTCTATTGCTTGGTAatggttgctatggttgtcggattaatttgtaatagcacagctagctatagtattCAAGATAAATAgctctcgcattgtaaacaggaaggaaatagtttATCCCTAATGCTTGCACTATTTAACCTGAATACCACAGCCTGTCATCCTGTTGCATTATATAGCTGTAATTATTAGGTGCAGGAGTCTTGGAACAATGGGAAAGGTGACAAAGGCGATGAAACCTACACGGAGATGAATCcataaaaaattatttaactaAAGCTAGTGATTGTGATAGGTTAATTATTGGCAGAGAGTTCCATAGTCAATAGGTAGGGAGTTAATAGCTGCATTGGTATGGGCTGTCTTGTGGTGTCAGGCGATCCAGTAGAGCTAGTTGATAAGTCAGCATACCCTGTAATTCAAGATGTTAAATTTATCTGTTGGACTGTTGAAGGATTTGATGAAAAGAGGATGTCAGAtatttcataaatatacattTATGGCGACATACCAAGTTGGGTTAATCTAGTACGTAGTCTGATAAATAATCTGAGAGTATAGATTTAGGCCAAGCCAAGTTGATTGTTAGTTTTCTATTTCATTGATGTGGGCGGGAGGTCATTATTCACTATTCATTATAGATAGAACTTTGAGAAAAACCCCACCaatacaataataaaaattttgtgaatattttaaaatCCATGAGGTGGAAATAATGATATAATGGGCATCTGCATTAAACTTAGCATGTGGGCAGAAACAGGAATCTAGCAATCCACTCATCAAAATATGCTTTAGAACCAATGTGGTCAAAATAAAATTCAACTTGACATTACTGGCCTATTTCAACTTTATAATATGTTTGTAGCTTTTGTTTAGTTGAACCGATTGATTAAAACCTCCTTGTCGACTTGCATTTTTCCTGCATTTAGTactaaatttaaaaatgtgAAAGTAAACATTAGCACCCCCAATCTCTACAACACACTATATATAAAATTGAATTCTCTATACAATTCCACCTCCTAAAAGCAAAACTTAAGGCTTGGTAATGCCTTTTCTCTTGCTCTCTGCATAAACTCTTATACATCACTTGACTCGCCATTCATCAAGGATTCATGAGCCATACACAGTttatgattatattatattggaaagacagcaatgtgctgatatacattcAATAATATAAACTGACTGTTGGTCCAGGAGTCTGTCATAACTAGATGGTGGCAGCTCATTCCATTCTTTGGTAGTTTTGTAAAAAAAGCATTCCTGATAATGTTGGGTGTGTGATGGTGATAATATAAAACGTAGTTGGTGGAATTGTCTGGTACTGGAGGTCTGTGGCAAAAAAATATTGTGGCATTCATATGGCTGGCTCAAaaagctattattattatttgaacTCCGTAATATATGCAGAAGTTACGGTGTCATGCTTAATAAAGCTTGTTCGGTCACCAGTGTATAAGGCTATAATCTTAGTACTGAACACTCCTTTGCACCTTCTCAATTCAATATCTTTCACCAAACTGCATGAATAAGGTCTCCACAATGTAGAACAGTTTAACAAATCCTTGGAAGACTCTGTATGTAGCTAACAACTAACTTTTCGCATTGCTTAACCTTGTAAATTGTCTATAATCTAAATACTATATGTTAGTAACAGCAGAAGCATCACTCACCGTAGTCTGTCGTCTTTGCTTCTACTTCAGAGTGGCCTTGATCCCTTGGCAAGCTTCGTGATGACAGGCCCAGAGCACCTCGTGAAGAACGCTTGTGAACCAGCAACCCCGCATGTAACGATTGTGGGAAAGAGAAAACCACCCGCCAAGAACCAGGCGCTGGATAAGTAACCTAGTCTAGTAAATCCTCGGTAACCTACCACAGCAGTAATATCGACCATAGAGCGTAATGTGACCATATACCATTATGATCTATTTAGTAACGATATCAAGTTGCTTATACCGTATAGCCGGAAAGTTTGGCGAGTGAACGATGTTTCGCCAAACTAAAATCCGCCAAAtcgtttgtccaatacaaatctataaggccaatgaaacttgattagcagtttatacacccgcatggaatttcattattggtatttcaagatctaatagagcagtcacttttactgaAAAATcgcttgttatagattagtaagtATGTATACTTTAgttatttaatgcaagagtactTAATCAATGTAGATCCTTACTCagtgttttttggcagaaaccTCGAGAGAAATCTTAATGGGTTTGGATcagtgtgtgttgtgcttttggaacttgaaataatgaataataaccacccgcccgcatcaaaatttcaaaaatctgagcaagaaactggtaatcaagtttcattggcctaattaGCTCCACAAATTAGCCAAACTTTGTTCTCGCCAAAATCCTATCGCGCGCGGCAAATTCGCTAAAGTTTCCGGCTATACGCACGGTAGCTACATACGTATACTAGCGCACACTAAAACAAGTGTGcatgctattattattattattatttatttactgtacagaaacctccatatggagtatatagtacaacagattaaattaagaataaattgtagtgattgtacttagctataattaatacattgtttaaatgtgcttaaggtaggtgattccacagtactgctagataggttattccataatttaattgtagaggggtaataagagtaaaggtaagaatcaattctggagtgtggctgcaaaaatcgttgatcgtgacctcgtgtttggcttgctgttgggattaaataggttccattatcgatgtgaacttgtctatgcaccattttatacatcataactATAGCTTCAAATTGTTCCGTCGCTGTTCAAGAGTTGGTAGATTCAGGTGATCTAGTATCTCAGTTACACTAGCCCAGGGTGAATAATTTTATAACACGTCCCCAGTTTCAGCACTGTGACACTACACATGTGCTCATGTTGAAATAGCACACTTAAAATATCACATGTGTCAAGTTAAAACAGCACACTGCTCAACTTACATGCAAGTGTGCTAAAGTAGCACACTCAGTACAAAACACGAGCACACTGGCATGTCAAATTAACACGTCAATGTGCTGTTTTATAACGCTGGTGTGTTGTTTTAGCACACTTTCATTTTTAGCACACCGTACTGTGTTAAAATAACACACCTATGTGCTAAATTAGCACAAATGGAGTAGCATATGTGCTGACTCACTGCATGGGGACATTTTGGTGTGCTGTTTTACACACCAGTTTTTACTGTGCGATGTCAGTGGCATGGCAATGAAATATTGCATTTGCGTATTGTATACAAATGGATTGATGCATGATGTAATTAGTATGGTAGGATACCCTTCAGTTGGAATTGATTCCAATGAAAGTTGCTGTTGAAGTACAACTTTTCTACGAACTGTTGATTTTCTAAGAATTAGATCTTTTTAATCACTTATCAGTAGACGCATAGATACAGCACCAGTTATGGACTATCCAGACTATACATtgattacatatacatatatatatagcagttAATTGATGATTGCAGTAACTATTATCATTGAAACATTATAATATTAGAATGTGCAAATGTGTGTTGTTGATTCAACAACACAATGCATCATCCTAGTATTGACATTCATAATTTTTCTGCTGAACAGCAATAGAACATGGTATATATTTCAACACATCATGGTGTTCTGAGCTAAAGAGCCAAGAAAAAATATTGGAAGTTCAGTGTGGAGGGATTACTAGTGCAATATAGCTAAAACAGATTTGCCGCGGCTAAGTTGACTTTCTTGGTTGTACAACACCATCCTCTCCTCGATGTAAATATTGTTGACTTGGTCTATGGAAAGACCTGCTATGATTACATTATCCAACATATATAAACTGATCTCTGCATGTAAAAGAAGTTAGGGAAGGTTAAAACTTTAGTTTTACTCCATATGCATGGGGCCTCCATTTGATAGTGGCTGGTTTGCATCTTCAACATGGTAGACATCTCCATCTTCATCTGTTGCAAAGAACATTTTTGTGACCTCTTGAAGACCCTGAAAAGCTTTGTTGACTTGTGCACTGTAGGGTGTTTTGGAAGTTGCTCTAAACTTTTGTTAATTTTTCCTTTCACAACAACCTCATCTCCCCTGACAGTTAAATACATCTTGTCAATTAATGGACTTCTCAGCCAGGTTGACTATTACAGCTTTTCCTCCTGGCTTGAGCACTCGATACAATTATCCTTTCCCTATCTAAATTACAAGACTCATAGCAATGTCAAATGCATGTCTCGTCGCCGTACGACATGTCCATCACATCTCCAACTTTGACATTCACTATGTTATTAATAATAAACTGTGATGTTGTTTGTCTTGCTAATGTGACCATCTTCTCTTGCATGGACATCAAATCCATCAACTTATTTGGCTCCATACCAAGCTGCTTGGTATAGCTCCAGTAACCATCTCCACACCAGTACCTTTTTACCAGGGACCTCTGACTTTAGGAACTCTTCCCGCCCCCATTGTTGGACAAAGGAATGTTTGTATCACAGGCTCCTTCTCACAATACCGACTTGTCATAAGATTTAACCCCATCAGATCCATACAGCTAGGTCAGTCAGCTCACTCTTTTTTATATACATAGTGATGTACACGGTATAGTGAAGTATTGCATTTGTATATTATATCATACAAATGGATGCATGATGTAATTAGTACAGTATAGGATACCCTTCAGTGGTAATTGATTCCAGTGAAAGTTGCTGTTGAAATCCAACTTTTCTATATGAACTGTTCATTTCCAAGGATTTTCTAAGAATTAGATCTTTATTACTAATTACATTAGTAGGCACATAATTACAGCACCAATTAAATGACTGGACTATATACATtgtagtatatatgtatgtgcttGAGTTGAGTATAATATCAACAGTTTATTGCATGATTGTAACTATTATGAATGAAAATTAATATCTGGGAGGTGTAtccaatcactggactggactactggactgaactactggactcacataaaatttgttcAAACACATTTTTTTCAACTACAAAGACATTTTTCAAAcactaaaagtgattacatAGAGTAGTATACCACACGTGGGGCTAAGGCTCTCCATGTCTTGTCATATAAAAAATACACAAAGAGGCACATACAgtctattttttttttaaatttatttattaaggctttattaagtatgtttgaaaagtgctGTAGTTTTGCAGTGGTCTGTTTTATAGTATGACATAGGTTTTTTACTCTTGTTACACTCACTGCATTTTTTGCAAATATGTGTAACCCtaccttcctgtttgaaagtgtgtgCATTGGGAAGCTTAATAAATGTGCCACTGCGCACTCGTTGatatttacaaacattataaaccaaagagcCAGCGAAGCTGAAGTGAATGTGCAGGCTATAGGCAATTTTCAATATGTTATACAGTAACGTAATGTAATTACATGTTGTAAAACTTATATAtggtgtgctattttacaaagAAGGCTAGAGAAGACAGAC
This window encodes:
- the LOC136268349 gene encoding mucin-20-like isoform X11, whose product is MSSDHEDQRDLEVRDDEEEIEEQENASSNYMKKECNVCKSFSPIRCDRCKECGEKFLKKGRDEEPAKVKHFYKAWGSLKGKVRVLHASGDADIVVLMRKRNDSRNSWCHYESEGVGEQFMIRYHDVYNLWVGYTKIAAGENVTPISASDGVANSNTTVPVMPPHVSASDGVANSNTTVPVMPPHVSASDGVANSNTTVPVMPPHVSASDGVANSNTTVPVMPPHVSASNGVANSNTTVPVMPPHVSASDGVANSNTTVPVMPPHVSASDGVANSNTTVPVMPPHVSVSDGVANSNTTVPVMPPHVSASDGVANSNTTVPVMPPHVSASDGVANSNTTVPVVVPPHVSASDGVANSNTTVPVVVPSHVSGRKRRRRRCGACEGCRATNCNSCKNCKTPSLKKWRVCIVPVDI
- the LOC136268349 gene encoding mucin-20-like isoform X8 translates to MSSDHEDQRDLEVRDDEEEIEEQENASSNYMKKECNVCKSFSPIRCDRCKECGEKFLKKGRDEEPAKVKHFYKAWGSLKGKVRVLHASGDADIVVLMRKRNDSRNSWCHYESEGVGEQFMIRYHDVYNLWVGYTKIAAGENVTPISASDGVANSNTTVPVMPPHVSASNGVANSNTTVPVMPPHVSASDGVANSNTTVPVMPPHVSASDGVANSNTTVPVMPPHVSASDGVANSNTTVPVMPPHVSVSDGVANSNTTVPVMPPHVSASNGVANSNTTVPVMPPHVSASDGVANSNTTVPVMPPHVSVSDGVANSNTTVPVMPPHVSASDGVANSNTTVPVMPPHVSASDGVANSNTTVPVVVPPHVSASDGVANSNTTVPVVVPSHVSGRKRRRRRCGACEGCRATNCNSCKNCKTPSLKKWRVCIVPVDI
- the LOC136268349 gene encoding mucin-20-like isoform X3, whose product is MSSDHEDQRDLEVRDDEEEIEEQENASSNYMKKECNVCKSFSPIRCDRCKECGEKFLKKGRDEEPAKVKHFYKAWGSLKGKVRVLHASGDADIVVLMRKRNDSRNSWCHYESEGVGEQFMIRYHDVYNLWVGYTKIAAGENVTPISASDGVANSNTTVPVMPPHVSASNGVANSNTTVPVMPPHVSASDGVANSNTTVPVMPPHVSASDGVANSNTTVPVMPPHVSASDGVANSNTTVPVMPPHVSASDGVANSNTTVPVMPPHVSASDGVANSNTTVPVMPPHVSASNGVANSNTTVPVMPPHVSASDGVANSNTTVPVMPPHVSASDGVANSNTTVPVMPPHVSVSDGVANSNTTVPVMPPHVSASDGVANSNTTVPVMPPHVSASDGVANSNTTVPVVVPPHVSASDGVANSNTTVPVVVPSHVSGRKRRRRRCGACEGCRATNCNSCKNCKTPSLKKWRVCIVPVDI
- the LOC136268349 gene encoding mucin-20-like isoform X1, with the protein product MSSDHEDQRDLEVRDDEEEIEEQENASSNYMKKECNVCKSFSPIRCDRCKECGEKFLKKGRDEEPAKVKHFYKAWGSLKGKVRVLHASGDADIVVLMRKRNDSRNSWCHYESEGVGEQFMIRYHDVYNLWVGYTKIAAGENVTPISASDGVANSNTTVPVMPPHVSASNGVANSNTTVPVMPPHVSASDGVANSNTTVPVMPPHVSASDGVANSNTTVPVMPPHVSASDGVANSNTTVPVMPPHVSVSDGVANSNTTVPVMPPHVSASDGVANSNTTVPVMPPHVSASDGVANSNTTVPVMPPHVSASNGVANSNTTVPVMPPHVSASDGVANSNTTVPVMPPHVSASDGVANSNTTVPVMPPHVSVSDGVANSNTTVPVMPPHVSASDGVANSNTTVPVMPPHVSASDGVANSNTTVPVVVPPHVSASDGVANSNTTVPVVVPSHVSERGEDAAVVHVKAVELQTVIVAKIVKHLALKNGVFASYL
- the LOC136268349 gene encoding mucin-20-like isoform X2: MSSDHEDQRDLEVRDDEEEIEEQENASSNYMKKECNVCKSFSPIRCDRCKECGEKFLKKGRDEEPAKVKHFYKAWGSLKGKVRVLHASGDADIVVLMRKRNDSRNSWCHYESEGVGEQFMIRYHDVYNLWVGYTKIAAGENVTPISASDGVANSNTTVPVMPPHVSASNGVANSNTTVPVMPPHVSASDGVANSNTTVPVMPPHVSASDGVANSNTTVPVMPPHVSASDGVANSNTTVPVMPPHVSVSDGVANSNTTVPVMPPHVSASDGVANSNTTVPVMPPHVSASNGVANSNTTVPVMPPHVSASDGVANSNTTVPVMPPHVSASDGVANSNTTVPVMPPHVSVSDGVANSNTTVPVMPPHVSASDGVANSNTTVPVMPPHVSASDGVANSNTTVPVVVPPHVSASDGVANSNTTVPVVVPSHVSGRKRRRRRCGACEGCRATNCNSCKNCKTPSLKKWRVCIVPVDI
- the LOC136268349 gene encoding mucin-20-like isoform X5, which translates into the protein MSSDHEDQRDLEVRDDEEEIEEQENASSNYMKKECNVCKSFSPIRCDRCKECGEKFLKKGRDEEPAKVKHFYKAWGSLKGKVRVLHASGDADIVVLMRKRNDSRNSWCHYESEGVGEQFMIRYHDVYNLWVGYTKIAAGENVTPISASDGVANSNTTVPVMPPHVSASNGVANSNTTVPVMPPHVSASDGVANSNTTVPVMPPHVSASDGVANSNTTVPVMPPHVSASDGVANSNTTVPVMPPHVSASDGVANSNTTVPVMPPHVSASNGVANSNTTVPVMPPHVSASDGVANSNTTVPVMPPHVSASDGVANSNTTVPVMPPHVSVSDGVANSNTTVPVMPPHVSASDGVANSNTTVPVMPPHVSASDGVANSNTTVPVVVPPHVSASDGVANSNTTVPVVVPSHVSGRKRRRRRCGACEGCRATNCNSCKNCKTPSLKKWRVCIVPVDI